A genome region from Euphorbia lathyris chromosome 4, ddEupLath1.1, whole genome shotgun sequence includes the following:
- the LOC136227916 gene encoding UDP-glycosyltransferase 73B3-like has product MAKLFASRGVKTTIITTPVNAPSISKSIERSKNLRFQIYIRILKFPTAEAGLPQGCEHMDFVMSNGGEMYSEFRFAITLLQEQLEELLQECRPHALVADMCFPWATAAAAKFGIPRLVFHGTSSFALCATKCVKLYGPPKNLKDSDKPFLIPTLPGKIRLTRNQLADRLRQDRADLGQDQAETPVTKAGVKSFGVIVNSFYELEPDYADFYRKESGRRTWHIGPLSLCNRAVEDKAHRGKEASINEHECLKWLESRKPDSVVYICFGTVTNFTVKQLKEIAAALEASGQQFIWVVTREKKGEGKGEDEEWLPGGFNERMEGKGLIIRGWAPQVLILEHEAIRGFVTHCGWNSMLERITAGKPMVTWPVAAEQFYNEKLVTHVLKIGIDVGVKHWVRFYGDEVKSEAIEKGIRGIMEGDEAEEMRNRARKLGMMAREAVEIGGSSYSDLDAFVNELKRKARTKKKDWELARERILQPPDNGLLVKALIPVAHEVHAARAEVISCVSRVAKTIAVYSCSVCGEVHVGDPPHKIKSCNMTGSLASKEHSWKIGGMEHILPLVESFHLYDSLGRAVSHNEQLQVDRIPAILELCIQAGVDIPEYPTRRRSFPAYNVAGRIIDFERRFPKEEAAPGTGISTGGFWEKREKLRQNKEPVDFHSQDMKDIAIQGMEAWRTMCSGARELMKRYAVHTCGYCPEIQVGPKGHKVRNCQAYKHQMRDGQHAWQEATVDDVVPIMYVWHVRNRHSGEPLVNSLTKYYGMVPAVVELFAQAGAKIGQEYAGLMREDIVVPALDEEKWVV; this is encoded by the exons ATGGCTAAGTTATTTGCATCTCGAGGCGTAAAGACAACCATTATCACCACTCCTGTCAATGCACCTTCAATCTCCAAATCAATCGAAAGGAGCAAGAATCTCCGTTTCCAAATATACATTCGAATCCTGAAATTCCCTACTGCAGAGGCCGGATTGCCCCAAGGCTGTGAGCACATGGATTTTGTTATGTCAAATGGCGGAGAAATGTATAGTGAATTTAGATTTGCAATAACTTTGCTCCAAGAACAGCTTGAGGAGTTACTTCAAGAATGCCGCCCACATGCTTTAGTTGCAGACATGTGCTTTCCTTGGGCTACTGCTGCTGCCGCTAAGTTTGGGATTCCAAGGCTTGTGTTTCATGGCACTAGCTCCTTTGCTCTATGTGCTACCAAATGCGTAAAGCTGTATGGACCACCCAAGAATCTGAAAGATTCTGATAAACCTTTTCTCATCCCGACTCTTCCTGGCAAGATCAGGCTTACAAGAAACCAACTTGCCGATCGATTGAGGCAAGATCGGGCAGATTTGGGGCAAGATCAGGCTGAAACCCCGGTTACCAAGGCCGGAGTGAAGAGCTTTGGGGTTATTGTCAACAGTTTTTACGAGCTGGAACCGGACTACGCTGATTTTTACAGGAAAGAATCGGGGAGAAGAACTTGGCATATAGGGCCCCTTTCGTTATGCAATAGAGCTGTTGAAGATAAAGCGCATAGAGGAAAAGAAGCATCGATCAACGAACACGAATGTTTGAAATGGCTCGAGTCCAGGAAACCCGATTCTGTTGTGTACATATGCTTTGGAACCGTAACAAATTTCACTGTTAAACAGCTGAAGGAAATTGCAGCAGCTCTTGAGGCTTCAGGGCAGCAGTTTATTTGGGTGGTGACGCGAGAAAAGAAGGGCGAGGGCAAGGGCGAAGATGAGGAATGGCTGCCTGGAGGATTCAATGAGCGAATGGAAGGGAAGGGATTGATAATAAGAGGATGGGCGCCGCAAGTGTTGATACTTGAACATGAGGCCATCAGGGGATTTGTGACTCATTGCGGATGGAACTCAATGCTTGAACGTATAACAGCGGGGAAACCAATGGTGACATGGCCTGTTGCGGCTGAACAATTTTATAATGAGAAATTGGTTACTCATGTTTTGAAGATTGGGATTGATGTTGGAGTTAAACATTGGGTTAGATTTTATGGAGATGAGGTCAAAAGTGAAGCTATAGAGAAGGGTATCAGAGGAATAATGGAGGGTGATGAGGCTGAGGAAATGAGGAACAGAGCTAGAAAGTTAGGAATGATGGCAAGAGAAGCAGTTGAAATTGGTGGATCTTCTTACTCTGACTTGGATGCTTT TGTTAATGAACTCAAGCGTAAAGCTAGAACTAAGAAGAAAGATTGGGAATTGGCGCGTGAAAGAATTCTGCAGCCACCCGATAATGGACTATTGGTGAAGGCATTAATTCCAGTTGCTCATGAAGTTCATGCTGCTAGAGCTGAAGTTATCTCATGTGTTTCAAGGGTTGCTAAGACCATTGCTGTGTATTCATGCAG TGTATGTGGAGAAGTTCATGTTGGTGATCCACCACATAAGATAAAATCATGCAATATGACTGGGAGCCTGGCAAGCAAAGAGCACAGTTGGAAAATAGGGGGCATGGAACATATTTTGCCTCTTGTTGAATCTTTTCATCTATATGATAGCCTTGGAAGAGCTGTTTCTCATAATGAGCAACTCCAAGTAGATCGAATCCCAGCCATTTTGGAACTTTGTATCCAAGCGGGTGTTGACATACCAGAGTATCCAACTAGGAGAAGATCGTTCCCTGCCTACAATGTTGCTGGTAGAATTATTGATTTTGAGCGTAGGTTCCCCAAAGAAGAAGCTGCACCTGGAACCGGCATAAGCACTGGTGGGTTTtgggagaagagagagaagttgAGGCAGAACAAGGAGCCTGTAGACTTCCATTCTCAAGATATGAAAG atattgctattCAAGGCATGGAAGCATGGAGGACAATGTGTTCAGGAGCAAGAGAACTTATGAAGAGATATGCTGTCCATACTTGTGGATATTGCCCGGAGATCCAAGTAGGGCCTAAGGGTCACAAGGTACGCAATTGCCAAGCTTATAAGCATCAGATGAGGGATGGGCAACATGCATGGCAGGAAGCTACTGTTGATGATGTAGTTCCTATAATGTATGTATGGCATGTGAGAAATCGGCATAGTGGTGAACCACTAGTAAATAGTTTGACGAAGTATTATGGTATGGTGCCCGCAGTTGTGGAGCTTTTTGCACAAGCTGGGGCAAAAATAGGTCAAGAATATGCTGGTTTAATGAGGGAAGATATTGTGGTGCCTGCATTGGATGAAGAGAAGTGGGTTGTCTGA